A genomic region of Thunnus albacares chromosome 2, fThuAlb1.1, whole genome shotgun sequence contains the following coding sequences:
- the LOC122969185 gene encoding growth-regulated alpha protein-like, which produces MKSAVIAFLTCLLVLYVQGQSDTTSSCKCLNGYVGRINTKVIQGMPDIHHPSFVCLKTEIIITIADRKKCVNPASPLGKMILRNMSKQKKNEAVSMTTTTSQTNTQSSTSHHTTSTM; this is translated from the exons ATGAAGTCAGCTGTCATTGCCTTTCTCACCTGCCTGCTTGTCCTCTATGTACAAG GACAATCAGACACCACTAGTTCATGCAAGTGTTTAAACGGTTATGTCGGCCGGATCAACACAAAGGTCATCCAGGGAATGCCAGACATACACCACCCAAGTTTCGTTTGTCTAAAGACAGAAATTAT TATCACAATAGCAGATCGGAAGAAGTGTGTGAATCCAGCGTCACCACTGGGAAAAATGATTCTGAGAAACATGAGCAA GCAAAAGAAGAATGAAGCTGTGAGCATGACGACGACTACCAGTCAAACTAATACACAGAGTTCAACGAGTCACCACACAACATCCACCATGTAG